Part of the Bacteroidales bacterium genome is shown below.
GTAAATTCCTTTTCCTGCATGAAACGGACATCTTTGAAATCGCTCCACACCTTTTTCAATACGGCAGCGTAGACATAACGTTTTCCGTCGTAGACCAGTATGTTTTCTTCGGGTACCCCGGCATGTTTCACTAATTGTTCCACTACGGCATGTACGGTCTGCGGGGCGACATCGGTATAATTGTTTGTCCGTTCGGGCCGGTTGGTGGAGTTCATATTGATCTTTACGGCAACGATCTCTCCTTTGCGGTATCCTTTTTTCCCCTTACCCAACTGACTGTTATGGTATTCGAAGATCGCCTTCCATGCCTGTCCGTAATTCTTCTTGCCCGTTACCTGAAGGATGACATCCCCTACCATTTCCGTTACACGTTTCTGATCGGTATTTTCATCCAGCCACCAAGGGCTTGTCATGGATCTCCAGTTGCCATCCCAGTGAGCGGTCCCGGGCGCATGCGACCATGCCACCCTTCCGGGATATATTCCACGGGCTTTACCTACAGGTAGGTTTATTGCATCCGGTTTCCAATTATATGGCGTTGCCGGTTTCGGCTGTTGTTGCATCAATGTTTCCGCACCTTGCAGCAGACCTGCAGGAACAGCCGATGCAAGAATGCCGATCCCTGTTTTCCTGATAAATTCCCTCCTGTTGCTTTTCATTAAATTAAGAATTAAGAATTAAAAATTAAAAATTGAGAACCTTTAGCTCGGCGTAGCCAATTGAGAATTAAGAATTAAAAAAGGATTTGATATTCATTCTCCATTACTCGCTAACGCTCATGACCGGCTATCGCCTATGTTCTCCATTATTTTTTTATTTTTTCTCTTTCGACAATTTCAGTGGCCCATACAAAACCCACATAGGCTTCTTTGGCATTGAGCATTTTCCGGTAATGGATGTACTTCTCATAATTATCCTGTACGCCGAGGCCATCGCAGGCATGATAGATATCCACCAGACCGTGTTTGTTGATCTTTGCATTGCCGGTGATCAGCTTATAGCCCTTATCCACCACTTTTTTGTAATCTTTTTTACCGATGACACCCAGATTGATGCCTTGTTGTATCGCGTATACGAACATAGCCGTACCGGATGTTTCTATCCAGTTATCCGCACGATCCGTTTTATCCACTACCTGATACCATCCTCCGGTTTTGGGATCCTGCGTCTTTTTCAATCCTTCCGCCAGGCGGATGTATATATTCCTGATCTCGTTGTATTTCGGATGCGCCTGTGGAATGGTTTCCAGTGCTTCGACCAGTACCAGGGCATACCAGCCTAATCCTTCACCCCATACTTCATGCGATTTTCCTGTGGCAGGGTCGGCCCACGTACATACGCGGGGTCCGTGTCCCGGTTCGTAGACTCCATGTACATACAATCCCGAACTACCCTGTTCGCCCCGTTTGGCATATGCGGTAATCTGGCGGGCCGCTTCATCGAAAGCATATTCCGAATCACCGATGGATCGTCCGTAACGAAGCAGGAACATCTGTCCCATAAAAATCCCGTCGATCCACATCTGTCCGGTCAGACCTGCCCCATGCCAGAATCCGCCGTCGCTGTTGCGCGGATAACTGTCGAAACAACGTCGTATCGTCTCTGCCGCCTTTTTATACCGTTCGTCCTTATAGTGTTCATACATCATGACAAGTGTATTTCCCGGCATCATTCCGTCGAGGTTGGTACAGTAGGAGGGCATCCTGGTTACTCCCTTGTGGTTGCGCACTCCCCTGAGGTTACCATCTTCATCGACAAAACCATCGATGTATTGTTTGATATATTCCAGATACTGCTTATCACCTGTAACTTTGTATAATCGTTCGAAAGCGCAGGCCATATATGAATTGACATAGGTCCATGAATTCCAGTAAGCTTTTGAATAGTCGGGCCACCGGGCCATAGTGGATTGTGCGGTAGCTATCGCCCACGATGCAGGCGCCTTATCAGGCATATAGGAAAGATATGCCCCGGGAATCGTGGTGTTGGCCGCATCGGGGAACGGACGTTGTTCAACAACCCCGGCATAGGCGCCATTCACTGCCTCTACCATTTTCCCGACATTTACGGACTGCTTGCCGTCAAGGTAGATTTCCTTGTTTTCTCTGCCGGTCAACTGCAAAAGCGCATTGGATTCTCCTGTAACGGAGGATGTGGAGATGTAGGCATAGCGGACGCTATCCAGACGCATGATTGTTTCCGAACCGGCGCTTGCTACGGCTTTAAAATTATTGATAATCACACCTGTCGCATCCTGGCAGATCAGCGCGGGACGAAGGTCAGCCTTGCCCAGTTTGAAACTGACATTGTTCAGTTGCAGGTTGCTGACATGCCTTGCCCATACTCCGTATGCCGGGACATAGGGGCCGAATGTCTTCACTTCGGGATACTGGTTCACGGCTTCCTGAACCACCCTGTGTCCATCCTGTACGGTTCCACCGCCGGGAAGCTCGATCTCGATATTTTCCAAAGTAAGATTGTTGATATAATGTCCGGGAACGCCCGTAATCAGAATGCCCGATGCCGGATTCAACTGGGTAATCGAATCGCTTTTAGCCTTTACATTACGGATAAAAACGTGTTCGAACGTACCTGTCGGTTGTTTTTCATCGCCTTTGCGGAAAACATTGAGCCTTGAACCCAGACGGAAAAGCATAGGCGTACGTACATTCTCCATGGTGATATCGGTGATCTCTATATTTCTTAAATGTGCCCCGTCAACAGTAAATAATTTGATACCGCCGTTCCGGGTATCATAAATATGGCATTTGGATATCTTAATGTTCTCGAAGGACGACATGGACTCGGTTCCCATTTTTATACCGGCCTGATTGCTTTTCAGACGCATGTTGGTAACGGTAATATCCCGGCAGGGCGCTTTGCTGTATGTGGCCTTGAAACACAAGGCATCATCGCCGCTGTCGATATCGCAGTTATTGATGCGTACCTGCTGACAGCCATCGATGTTGATCCCGTCGTTATGTGCCACTCCACGGCTGATGATCTTTACATCTTCGATACGGATATTCCTGCTCTGGGCATAATGGGAAGTCCAGGCTCCGGCATATTTCAACGTAACACCCTGTACAGTGACATTTTCGCAACGAAGTACCCGCAACAGGAATGGACGGTAGCCCCAGATTTTGGATTCCGAACGTTTGTCTTCGGCAATATGCCGGGCTTTCAG
Proteins encoded:
- a CDS encoding glycoside hydrolase family 88 protein — translated: MRTVSFLIFNFSFFILFSSQFVSAQAGRVMNADGTSDTYRLIESYGYGVEVPDCGHPVKHITQQFDKELDKQVFAFTLHAELDDDRCGSKDRQRAEIKTFGPSPESMKGFRGKKHTYQWRFKLDKGFQAAPGFCHIHQIKADSGPGAGAPIVTLTPRWKESGEVLQLNQVSSANRSTILAEVPLADFKGTWVEVTETVTHDRPGTLEMEIKRVSDGKVLLYNKTEGVDMWRDGAKFNRPKYGIYRSLRNPSYIRDESVLFSDIAFMDVTGKQDEKLSGNGKDIFNARDYGVVGDSETMDSPAIQKAIDACHAAGGGTVVIPPGTFLCATIALKDNVRLYLDKNALLLGTTDIKAYDNLDPFTEGLGIEVGWAFIVAIDVKNVAIEGEGVIDGQGSALKARHIAEDKRSESKIWGYRPFLLRVLRCENVTVQGVTLKYAGAWTSHYAQSRNIRIEDVKIISRGVAHNDGINIDGCQQVRINNCDIDSGDDALCFKATYSKAPCRDITVTNMRLKSNQAGIKMGTESMSSFENIKISKCHIYDTRNGGIKLFTVDGAHLRNIEITDITMENVRTPMLFRLGSRLNVFRKGDEKQPTGTFEHVFIRNVKAKSDSITQLNPASGILITGVPGHYINNLTLENIEIELPGGGTVQDGHRVVQEAVNQYPEVKTFGPYVPAYGVWARHVSNLQLNNVSFKLGKADLRPALICQDATGVIINNFKAVASAGSETIMRLDSVRYAYISTSSVTGESNALLQLTGRENKEIYLDGKQSVNVGKMVEAVNGAYAGVVEQRPFPDAANTTIPGAYLSYMPDKAPASWAIATAQSTMARWPDYSKAYWNSWTYVNSYMACAFERLYKVTGDKQYLEYIKQYIDGFVDEDGNLRGVRNHKGVTRMPSYCTNLDGMMPGNTLVMMYEHYKDERYKKAAETIRRCFDSYPRNSDGGFWHGAGLTGQMWIDGIFMGQMFLLRYGRSIGDSEYAFDEAARQITAYAKRGEQGSSGLYVHGVYEPGHGPRVCTWADPATGKSHEVWGEGLGWYALVLVEALETIPQAHPKYNEIRNIYIRLAEGLKKTQDPKTGGWYQVVDKTDRADNWIETSGTAMFVYAIQQGINLGVIGKKDYKKVVDKGYKLITGNAKINKHGLVDIYHACDGLGVQDNYEKYIHYRKMLNAKEAYVGFVWATEIVEREKIKK